The following proteins come from a genomic window of Larimichthys crocea isolate SSNF chromosome III, L_crocea_2.0, whole genome shotgun sequence:
- the chata gene encoding choline O-acetyltransferase, which yields MPLCTANMAVLDQDTSKDLVGGDGLPKLPLPALKDTLDMYLRCMKHLLTEEQFNKTQHIVKEFGAPGGVGELLQSKLMERRENKANWVYDYWLNDMYLNNRLALPVNSSPVMVFPLQNFRAPIDSLRFAAHLISGVLEYKTLLDARALPLDYARGQLAGTPLCMEQYYRLFTSYRLPGPERDTLVAQESSVMPEPEHIIVACKNQFFVLDVVINFRRLNERDLLTQLEKIARMADSEEEQLPPIGLLTSDGRTEWAESRSVLMRESTNRDSLDMIERCMCLVCLDEATEPELSDSTRAMLMLHGGGVAKSGGNRWYDKPMQFVVGADGCCGVVCEHSPFEGIVLVQCTEYLLKYMIGSPSKLVRAASVSELPAPRRLRWKCTPEIHKLLASSSDKLQRLVKNLDMNVHKFWDYGKEFIKKQKMSPDAFIQVALQLAYYRCHGRPVSTYESASIRRFQEGRVDNIRSATPEALAFVKVMTEGELSTNDTEKMEKLRGAITAQTKYTILAITGMAIDNHLLGLREIAHELKMEKPEIFKDKAHLISNQFILSTSQVPTTVEMFCCYGPVLPNGYGACYNPQSDHIIFSVSSFHESPQTSSTAFVKCLVQGLLDMKDLCSKCNFSSNLTAQRQVQTVETHTQTEINWQNKTPQRTADLTKSKQTLPQVLLKTPDLTKVEAQTQTSSQGEAQAIYKNGGKS from the exons ATGCCGCTCTGCACCGCCAACATGGCAGTTCTGGACCAAGACACCTCCAAAGATTTAGTGGGGGGAGAT GGTCTCCCTAAGCTGCCACTCCCCGCCCTGAAAGACACACTGGACATGTACCTGAGGTGTATGAAGCACCTGCTCACAGAGGAACAGTTTAACAAGACCCAACATATAGTGAAGGAGTTTGGAGCACCTGGAGGAGTGGGGGAGCTACTACAGAGCAAACTcatggagaggagggagaacaAGGCAAACTGG GTGTATGACTACTGGCTGAATGACATGTACCTGAACAACAGACTGGCTCTGCCTGTCAACTCCAGTCCTGTGATGGTCTTCCCACTGCAGAACTTCAGGGCTCCCATTGACTCTTTACG gtttGCTGCACACTTAATTTCTGGAGTTTTGGAGTACAAGACTCTTCTTGATGC ACGTGCCCTGCCTTTGGACTACGCCCGGGGCCAGCTGGCTGGAACCCCTCTATGTATGGAGCAGTACTATCGCCTCTTCACATCCTACCGCTTACCAGGGCCTGAGAGGGACACACTGGTGGCCCAGGAGAGCAGCGTAATGCcagaacctgaacacatcatagTGGCTTGTAAAAACCAG TTCTTTGTGCTGGATGTGGTGATCAACTTCCGCCGACTGAATGAAAGAGACCTGCTGACTCAGCTGGAGAAGATCGCCAGGATGgctgacagtgaagaagaacaGCTCCCACCTATCGGTCTCCTCACTTCAGATGGACGGACAGAGTGGGCCGAGTCTCGTAGTGTGCTTATGAGAG AGTCTACTAACAGGGACTCTCTGGACATGATCGAGCGCTGTATGTGTCTAGTCTGTCTTGATGAGGCCACTGAGCCTGAGTTAAGTGACAGCACACGTGCCATGTTGATGCTGCACGGCGGAGGAGTGGCCAAGAGTGGGGGCAACCGCTGGTACGACAAGCCCATGCAG TTTGTCGTAGGAGCTGACGGCTGCTGTGGAGTCGTGTGTGAACACTCGCCATTCGAAGGAATTGTCCTTGTACAGTGCACAGAGTATCTACTCAAATACAT GATTGGCAGTCCATCAAAGCTGGTCAGGGCTGCGAGTGTGAGTGAGCTGCCTGCACCACGCAGACTCCGCTGGAAATGTACTCCAGAGATTCACAAACTCCTCGCCTCTTCTTCTGACAAGCTACAGAG GCTGGTGAAAAACCTGGACATGAATGTCCACAAGTTCTGGGACTATGGTAAAGAGTTCATCAAGAAGCAGAAAATGAGTCCCGATGCCTTCATCCAGGTTGCCCTTCAGTTAGCCTACTATCG ATGTCATGGCAGACCAGTGTCGACCTATGAGAGTGCTTCTATACGCCGTTTTCAGGAAGGCAGAGTCGACAACATCCGCTCAGCCACACCAGAAGCcctggcttttgtcaaagtcaTGACTGAAGGGGAACTAAGCACAAAT GATACAGAAAAGATGGAGAAGTTACGAGGTGCCATAACTGCACAGACAAAGTATACTATTCTG GCTATTACAGGAATGGCAATAGACAATCACTTACTAGGACTACGTGAAATTGCACATGAGCTGAAGATGGAGAAGCCAGAAATATTCAAAGACAAAGCCCATCTCATCTCTAATCAGTTCATTCTCTCCACAAGTCAG GTTCCTACTACTGTTGAGATGTTCTGCTGCTATGGACCAGTGCTTCCAAACGGATACGGAGCTTGCTACAACCCTCAGTCAGACCACATTATCTTCTCTGTGTCCAGTTTCCATGAGAGCCCACAGACAAGTTCAACAGCGTTTGTTAAGTGTCTGGTGCAGGGACTACTGGACATGAAGGATCTGTGCAGTAAATGCAACTTCAGCTCCAATCTGACTGCACAAAGACAGGTTCAGACGGTggagacgcacacacaaacagagataaaCTGGCAAAACAAAACGCCACAGAGGACAGCTGACCTGACCAAGAGTAAGCAAACACTGCCACAGGTTCTGCTGAAGACACCAGACCTGACTAAAGTGGAGGCTCAAACCCAGACTTCATCACAGGGAGAGGCACAAGCTATATATAAGAATGGAGGTAAATCATAG
- the slc18a3a gene encoding putative vesicular acetylcholine transporter-A: MEPEGTTEGQATNMAQSAATKLSQMSERTKQLGNVIQDPERQKRIILVIVCIALLLDNMLYMVIVPIIPNYLEELQNAADRAASVVQHINSTNSTIHTKGNFDLQIGFFFASKAILQLLVNPLSGTFIDRVGYDIPLFIGLSVMFLSTLTFSFAENYATLFLARSMQGLGSAFADTSGIALIADKFSEDAERSKALGIALAFISFGSLAAPPFGGVLYQFAGKRVPFLILALVCLIDGILVLVVLKPFSNRERENMPVGTPIYKLMIDPYIAVVAGALIICNIPLAFLEPTIANWMEETMHASEWEIGMTWFPAFFPHVLGVFLTVKLAAKYPHLQWFYGAIGMVFIGASSCTVPACKNFGQLMMPLCGICFGIAFVDTALLPTLGFLVDVRHVSVYGSVYAIADISYCVAYALGPVAAGQIVHDLGFVQLNLGMGLANVLYAPALLLLKNVTQMKPSFSERNMLLEDGPTGLYDTIKMEQREKKRKGLCTTIDENGIETFAQRSLSEEESSGGEYA, encoded by the coding sequence ATGGAGCCGGAGGGGACCACAGAGGGACAAGCCACAAATATGGCACAATCTGCCGCCACCAAACTGTCCCAGATGAGCGAAAGAACTAAACAATTGGGCAATGTAATCCAAGACCCAGAGCGGCAAAAAAGGATTATTCTAGTAATAGTCTGCATAGCACTTTTGTTAGACAACATGCTTTACATGGTAATTGTGCCAATTATACCCAATTACCTCGAAGAGCTACAGAATGCAGCGGATCGTGCCGCGTCTGTTGTACAGCACATCAACTCCACTAACAGCACTATCCACACAAAGGGGAACTTCGACCTACAGATTGGCTTTTTTTTCGCCTCCAAGGCCATCCTGCAGCTCCTGGTGAACCCGCTTTCTGGTACTTTTATAGACCGGGTCGGGTATGACATTCCACTCTTCATCGGTCTCAGTGTCATGTTTCTCTCCACTCTTACTTTTAGTTTCGCTGAAAACTACGCGACTCTGTTCCTGGCGCGCAGCATGCAGGGCCTCGGCTCTGCTTTCGCAGACACTTCAGGGATCGCGCTGATCGCAGACAAGTTCTCAGAGGACGCGGAGAGGAGCAAAGCGCTAGGTATCGCCTtggctttcatttcttttggaAGTCTTGCGGCGCCCCCCTTTGGAGGGGTCCTATATCAGTTCGCTGGGAAGCGGGTGCCTTTCCTGATTCTGGCCTTGGTCTGTCTAATTGATGGTATATTGGTCCTGGTTGTGCTGAAACCCTTCTCTAatcgagagagagaaaacatgccAGTGGGCACTCCCATATATAAACTGATGATTGATCCTTATATAGCTGTAGTGGCTGGAGCTCTGATCATTTGTAACATCCCTCTCGCCTTCCTTGAGCCCACTATCGCTAACTGGATGGAGGAGACCATGCATGCCAGCGAGTGGGAGATCGGTATGACATGGTTCCCTGCCTTCTTCCCTCATGTCTTAGGTGTATTTCTCACTGTCAAATTAGCAGCCAAGTACCCTCATCTCCAGTGGTTTTACGGGGCTATAGGGATGGTGTTCATAGGCGCAAGCTCCTGCACAGTGCCAGCCTGTAAAAACTTTGGACAGCTCATGATGCCGCTGTGCGGAATCTGTTTTGGCATCGCCTTCGTGGACACGGCGCTCCTGCCAACACTTGGTTTCCTGGTGGATGTGCGACATGTGTCAGTGTATGGCAGTGTGTACGCCATCGCAGACATCTCCTACTGCGTGGCCTATGCCCTGGGGCCCGTGGCGGCTGGACAGATAGTGCACGACCTGGGCTTTGTTCAACTCAATTTAGGTATGGGTCTCGCCAATGTACTTTACGCACCGGCGCTTCTTCTGCTGAAGAACGTGACACAGATGAAGCCTTCCTTCTCCGAGCGAAATATGCTCCTGGAGGATGGCCCAACAGGACTGTATGATACAATTAAGATGGAACAacgagagaagaagagaaaggggTTGTGCACAACGATCGACGAGAACGGAATCGAAACGTTCGCGCAACGTTCGCTTTCCGAGGAGGAATCCTCAGGAGGAGAGTATGCGTAA